In the Theobroma cacao cultivar B97-61/B2 chromosome 1, Criollo_cocoa_genome_V2, whole genome shotgun sequence genome, one interval contains:
- the LOC18611363 gene encoding cytochrome c oxidase subunit 6a, mitochondrial: MAMASVRSGFLRTVLRGGSRPSATPKRGFASSSHHDDAYETAKWEKITYLGIATCTVLAIYNLSKGHHHHEEPPAYPYLHIRNKEFPWGPDGLFEEKHH, from the exons ATGGCGATGGCAAGCGTGCGATCTGGTTTCCTCCGAACCGTTCTTCGCGGTGGTTCTCGCCCTTCTGCTACTCCCAAGCGAGGCTTCGCTTCCTCTTCTCATCACGATGATGCTT atgAAACGGCGAAATGGGAGAAGATAACATATTTAGGGATTGCTACCTGCACTGTTTTAGCGATTTATAATCTATCAAAGGGACATCACCATCATGAAGAGCCTCCA GCGTACCCATATCTGCACATTCGCAACAAGGAGTTCCCATGGG GTCCAGACGGTCTGTTCGAGGAGAAACATCACTAG
- the LOC18611364 gene encoding agamous-like MADS-box protein AGL29: MAGLSSKGRRRTQMWMIPGADARQVAFSKRRSGLFKKARELCTLCAVETALVVFSPGGKAFSFGHPGVDTIMNRLPNLSKPDLEAIQCTEAEYEASLRELNKEYSDIMEKLRAEKLRGERLKQMRMESQGQGQSLVERPVDELNLEELLTLKSMLEEFKVKLRKRMQELSVEAGALTLISAGEIDASLGGSTEGNSSGDPCDHDVGHAS; encoded by the coding sequence ATGGCAGGATTGTCAAGCAAGGGCCGCCGAAGGACTCAAATGTGGATGATTCCAGGAGCAGATGCTCGGCAGGTTGCTTTCTCCAAACGTCGATCTGGCCTCTTCAAGAAGGCCAGGGAACTCTGTACCTTATGTGCTGTTGAGACTGCCCTTGTCGTTTTCTCTCCTGGTGGCAAGGCGTTCTCCTTTGGCCATCCCGGTGTTGACACTATTATGAACAGGCTTCCCAACTTGAGTAAGCCAGATCTGGAAGCAATCCAGTGCACTGAGGCTGAGTATGAGGCCTCTCTGCGTGAGCTTAACAAAGAATACTCTGATATTATGGAGAAACTGAGGGCTGAAAAACTTCGAGGTGAGAGACTCAAACAGATGAGGATGGAGAGCCAAGGCCAGGGCCAAAGCTTGGTGGAAAGACCAGTTGATGAACTTAACTTGGAGGAGCTCTTGACACTGAAATCAATGCTGGAGGAGTTTAAGGTGAAGCTGAGGAAGCGCATGCAGGAACTTTCAGTCGAGGCTGGTGCTTTAACTCTGATATCGGCTGGAGAAATTGATGCTTCTCTCGGTGGTTCCACTGAGGGTAATTCTTCTGGTGATCCTTGTGACCACGATGTTGGTCATGCGAGTTAA
- the LOC18611365 gene encoding uncharacterized protein LOC18611365: MAATATTTQTQPPNPLMKAPKGPPRSKLVCFSFAAYSKSLIDHLKSLDIPILPGLTDQEFSSVESTLHFTFPPDLRSILQEGLPVDPSFPNWRSSSPQQLNILLNLPLLSLSKNITLHNFWSDSWGPKPSNSNEALALVKSLLQKAPLLVPIYRNCYIPSTPNMAGNPVFYVDGDEVRILSFDITRFFQEVEFLRRGGVFKPFTRKKSNSVNNNVPAWAATTARRIDFWTDVAEKGRRVVARGVTRGWWSRGEVEEDLGLRGCLEEVFWKLREGGWREEEVREMMMIDGCDQNENKEKSGTRLVMDGGDAAWHVRVLSVVLLRAGWASEDVVYALDLHDVIDKDDDDGDEELANLVEETPCLELQRPSSCCMEEDDHQNSSIRRLIQL, translated from the coding sequence ATGGCTGCAACAGCAACAACAACCCAAACCCAACCTCCAAACCCTTTAATGAAAGCACCCAAAGGACCACCAAGATCAAAGCTTGTTTGTTTCTCTTTCGCTGCGTATTCCAAAAGCCTTATTGACCATCTTAAATCTCTTGATATTCCAATCCTTCCAGGCTTAACTGACCAAGAATTCTCCTCCGTCGAATCTACTCTCCACTTCACTTTCCCTCCTGACCTCCGCTCTATCCTCCAAGAAGGCCTCCCCGTCGACCCTTCTTTCCCAAACTGGCGATCTTCTTCTCCTCAACAACTTAACATTCTCCTTAACCTTCCTCTCTTGTCTCTTTCCAAGAACATTACGTTACACAACTTTTGGTCCGATTCTTGGGGGCCCAAACCTTCAAATTCCAATGAAGCTTTGGCGTTGGTTAAAAGCTTATTACAAAAAGCGCCTCTTCTTGTTCCTATATATAGAAATTGTTATATCCCTTCGACGCCAAACATGGCTGGAAACCCTGTTTTTTACGTTGATGGAGATGAGGTTAGAATCTTGAGCTTTGATATTACTAGGTTTTTTCAAGAAGTCGAATTCTTGAGAAGAGGTGGGGTTTTTAAGCCTTTCACGAGGAAGAAAAGCAATAGCGTCAATAACAATGTGCCGGCTTGGGCCGCGACCACAGCGCGGAGGATTGACTTTTGGACGGACGTGGCGGAGAAAGGAAGGAGAGTTGTGGCGCGTGGTGTCACGCGGGGGTGGTGGAGTAGGGGTGAGGTAGAGGAGGACTTGGGCTTAAGGGGATGTTTGGAGGAagtgttttggaaattgagagaGGGGGGGTGGAGAGAGGAGGAGGTGAGGGAGATGATGATGATCGACGGCTGTGATCAAAACGAGAACAAGGAAAAGAGTGGGACCCGATTGGTGATGGACGGTGGGGATGCTGCATGGCATGTGAGGGTCTTGTCTGTTGTGTTATTACGTGCGGGATGGGCTAGTGAAGATGTGGTGTACGCGCTTGATCTCCACGATGTTATCGATAAGGATGACGATGATGGTGATGAAGAGCTTGCTAACCTTGTAGAAGAAACGCCTTGTTTGGAACTTCAACGTCCAAGTAGCTGTTGCATGGAGGAAGATGATCATCAAAACAGCAGTATCAGACGGTTGATTCAACTGTAA